A window of the Aspergillus flavus chromosome 6, complete sequence genome harbors these coding sequences:
- a CDS encoding putative succinate semialdehyde dehydrogenase, translating to MASFITDDEFRSLHQKLRAAFTDNRTRDVRWRKWQLKQLFWLLDENEDALVKAMADDLHRHAFESLSYDVSDVKNTILTMLKNVDTWSQGAPPPEAGLFFRYVGKAWIRKEPRGVVLIIGAWNYPLSTLLSVAAAAIAAGNSVILKPSEIARHTELLLSELVPTYLDSSAIALIRADPASMGTILEYKFDFIFYTGSTRVGRIIAEAAAKHITPTALELGGQAPAIVTKSADIEVTAKRLVAAKLTNLGQICVCVNHVYVDPEVHDSLVARLIYWTERFSKGDGLNGLARMVGERQYDRLHNLLEHTQGKKVFEGPHSRKEKLIFPTVVTDVKLDDSLLSEELFGPVLPVVKKTVPEVLDILRGSPYPLGLYIFSNDSTEIDTILNSTNSGGVTINDVAIHADVPSAPFGGVGDSGYGAYHGKWGFDTFSHNRTVVRVPAWIDRFVQWRYPPFDIKNRSETDAPRPRFKKGETLEDQGGSGMGCVVM from the coding sequence ATGGCCAGTTTCATTACAGATGACGAGTTTCGCTCGCTTCACCAGAAGCTTCGCGCTGCCTTCACCGACAACCGAACTCGAGACGTCCGATGGCGCAAGTGGCAGTTGAAACAGCTGTTTTGGCTACTTGACGAGAATGAAGACGCTCTTGTCAAAGCCATGGCGGACGACCTGCACCGGCACGCCTTCGAGTCACTCTCCTACGACGTCAGCGATGTGAAGAATACCATCCTGACCATGCTCAAGAACGTGGATACCTGGTCTCAGGGCGCTCCGCCTCCCGAAGCAGGTCTCTTTTTCCGATATGTCGGCAAGGCCTGGATTCGAAAGGAGCCTAGGGGAGTtgtcctcatcatcggagCTTGGAACTACCCTCTCTCAACACTACTCTCCGTGGCAGCCGCAGCCATTGCAGCAGGAAACAGCGTCATACTCAAACCGTCGGAAATCGCTAGACACACTGAGCTACTGCTGAGCGAATTAGTCCCGACGTACCTCGACTCATCGGCGATCGCACTCATCCGTGCGGATCCTGCGTCCATGGGCACCATTTTAGAGTACAAGttcgattttattttctataccGGCAGCACGCGCGTCGGTCGCATCATCGCCGAAGCCGCTGCGAAGCACATCACCCCTACAGCTCTCGAGCTCGGCGGACAGGCTCCAGCAATTGTCACCAAATCAGCAGATATCGAGGTTACCGCGAAGAGGCTGGTGGCTGCCAAACTGACGAATCTCGGCCAGATCTGTGTTTGTGTCAACCATGTCTACGTGGATCCCGAAGTCCATGACTCGCTCGTCGCGCGTCTGATCTACTGGACCGAGCGGTTCTCCAAGGGTGACGGGTTGAATGGTCTTGCGCGGATGGTCGGTGAACGACAGTATGACCGACTCCATAATCTGCTCGAACACACCCAGGGCAAGAAGGTGTTTGAGGGGCCCCATTCCCGCAAGGAAAAACTCATCTTTCCAACAGTCGTCACAGACGTGAAGCTTGATGACTCGCTTCTTTCAGAAGAGCTATTTGGCCCCGTCTTGCCGGTCGTGAAAAAGACCGTCCCAGAAGTATTGGACATCCTGCGCGGCAGTCCATATCCACTGGGTCTGTATATTTTCTCGAATGATTCCACTGAGATTGACACCATCCtcaactccaccaactcTGGCGGCGTAACTATCAACGACGTTGCTATCCATGCGGACGTCCCGTCTGCGCCTTTCGGTGGCGTCGGCGACTCCGGCTACGGCGCTTACCATGGAAAATGGGGATTTGATACCTTTAGTCACAACCGCACTGTCGTCCGAGTGCCTGCCTGGATTGACCGCTTTGTACAGTGGCGATACCCGCCGTTCGATATTAAGAACCGGTCAGAGACTGATGCGCCTCGGCCTAGATTCAAGAAGGGGGAGACACTAGAGGATCAGGGGGGATCAGGGATGGGGTGCGTCGTGATGTAG
- a CDS encoding putative amidase: MSSVEPPLWEQRAAQKRASRDAEIRKWQPGPVPDLKPDDTYVKDVPLRCGLLTEEQLRITESTPSQLLSNLSSSHWSAEAVLRAFIARVTIAHYLTNPLSEIFFERAVARARNLDEFLKTTGRTVGPLHGLPISLKDVMNVAGQETTLGFVATVGQIPDYEDRLVTKLHEAGAVFYCKTNVPQTLMSGECVNFVFGRTSTPYNTGLTAGGSSGGEGSLIALGGSPLGIGSDIAGSIRTPANFNGIYGLCPSPNRFPEHSAENSDGNMIIQGVAGPMSRSVDGLEVYTRTLLGLRPWEWDFSSARIPWREAEYQEGLGKTHPLCYAFMPHDSVVLPNPPILRGMREMKEALIRAGHQVIDIDPWDGRELMKAAFPIFFATGGEEVRKILSVLDEPLIAEITPLEAMTTLSVAQYKSAAVKIKLLRQKYIDIWQATASKTATGLPVDAIILPSGGTVAPPHGKMEYFTYEAISNVLEWTCATVPVTQVDSVLDAKPQSPFEPMSDYDQRNWDTYAPETYKDGPVCLQVMGRRFEEEKVLGLLRTIDKALGRDEFYMS, encoded by the exons ATGTCGTCGGTCGAACCACCCCTCTGGGAACAACGCGCTGCCCAGAAGCGGGCTTCCCGAGACGCTGAAATTCGCAAATGGCAGCCCGGGCCAGTCCCTGATCTGAAGCCCGATGACACATACGTGAAAGATGTTCCTCTTCGCTGCGGTCTCCTGACCGAGGAGCAACTGCGGATCACAGAGTCAACTCCCAGTCAACTGCTGTCCAACCTCTCGAGTAGCCACTGGTCCGCCGAAGCTGTCCTTCGAGCCTTCATCGCCCGAGTAACAATTGCCCACTACCTCACCAACCCCCTGAGTGAGATCTTTTTCGAACGCGCGGTGGCCCGGGCTCGGAATCTGGATGAGTTCTTGAAGACTACTGGAAGGACCGTCGGCCCTCTCCACGGCCTCCCAATCAGTTTGAAAGATGTGATGAACGTCGCAGGACAAGAAACAACACTGGGGTTTGTAGCCACAGTTGGTCAGATCCCTGACTACGAAGACCGACTAGTCACAAAGCTTCACGAGGCTGGCGCCGTGTTTTATTGCAAAACCAATGTCCCCCAGACATTGATGTCAGGCGAGTGTGTGAACTTCGTGTTTGGTCGCACATCGACCCCTTACAACACAGGACTAACCGCTGGTGGTTCAAGTGGTGGTGAAGGATCGCTGATCGCTCTAGGGGGCAGTCCCCTAGGCATCGGTAGCGACATTGCAGGATCAATACGCACTCCGGCCAACTTCAATGGGATTTACGGGCTTTGCCCTTCTCCAAATCGCTTTCCCGAACATTCGGCCGAGAACTCAGATGGCAATATGATAATCCAAGGTGTAGCAGGCCCCATGTCTCGCAGCGTCGACGGATTGGAAGTTTACACGCGAACGCTGTTAGGTCTGCGCCCGTGGGAGTGGGACTTCAGCAGCGCTCGCATTCCATGGAGGGAGGCTGAATACCAGGAGGGACTGGGAAAGACGCACCCACTTTGCTATGCATTTATGCCGCACGATTCAGTCGTGCTTCCTAACCCTCCCATTCTACGGGGCATGAGAGAGATGAAGGAGGCTCTTATACGCGCGGGCCATCAAGTCATTGATATCGACCCCTGGGATGGGCGGGAGCTTATGAAAGCTGCATttcccattttctttgcAACCGGCGGCGAGGAAGTCCGGAAGATACTCAGCGTGTTGGATGAGCCTCTCATTGCAGAGATTACTCCTCTCGAAGCAATGACCACCCTGTCTGTAGCACAATATAAATCTGCCGCAGTCAAGATAAAGTTGCTTCGTCAGaagtatatagatatttgGCAGGCCACTGCATCGAAGACCGCCACGGGCCTGCCGGTCGATGCCATCATTCTTCCCTCCGGCGGTACAGTGGCTCCTCCTCATGGAAAGATGGAGTATTTCACCTACGAGGCCATCTCTAATGTACTTGAATGGACCTGTGCCACTGTGCCCGTTACCCAAGTAGACTCTGTCTTGGATGCCAAACCACAGAGCCCTTTCGAGCCCATGTCAGACTATGACCAACGGAATTGGGATACAT ACGCTCCAGAGACGTACAAAGATGGACCGGTGTGCTTGCAGGTTATGGGCAGGAGgttcgaggaggagaaagtgCTGGGACTACTACGCACGATTGACAAGGCCTTAGGAAGAGATGAGTTTTACATGTCATGA